A stretch of DNA from Halorubrum sp. BOL3-1:
CCCCACGGCTGCCCCTTCGAGTCCCGCCCCGCACAGCACCTCACGCCCCCCCCCACCCTCGCCGCTCGTTTGCGGACTCCCTACGGTCGCCCGCGGCACTCGCGGCGTCCCTCGCGCGTGCGGTTCGCGCCGCGGTGCGGCGCTCACCGGTACGCGCCATCACCGAAGACGGTCACACGGGTCTCGTGGGAAGACACCGGCGCTCGGGGCCAACAGCCAAACCCCTTAAACGGTGAGCGAGAAGGTCGCGTATGGAGAGCATCAACCGGACCGCGATCGAGCTGGTCGACGAGGCGCTCGATTTCGCGGGCGAGCTGGACGTCGTCGGCTACGAGCTGGACAACGGCGCCACCGTCGTCGACTTCGGAGTCGACGCGGCCGGGGGGGTCGAGGCGGGGCTGCTGCTCGCGGAGATACAGACCGCTGGACTGGCGAACCTCCGGACGCGAATGGGCGAGCTGGCGGGCGCGCCCCGCCAGTACGTCGAGCTGTCGACGGACCACCCCGCGGTCGCGCTGCTCTGCTCGCAGAAGGCCGGCTGGGAGCTGACGACCGAGGGCGGCTTCGAGGGCCTCGGCTCCGGGCCGGCCCGCGCCCTGGTCGGCGGCGAGACCGAGTTCGAGCGCGTCGGCTACTACGACTCCTCCGAGTTCGCCACGCTGACGGTCGAGTCGACGGCGCTGCCCGACGAGGAGGTCGCGGAGCAGGTGGCCGAGATGGCCGAGGTCGACGCCGAGGGCGTGTTCCTCCCGACGTTCGCGACCGGCTCGACCGCCGGCTCCGTCACCACCGCGGCCCGCGCCGCCGAGCTCGCCGTCTTCCGCCTCTTGGAGGTCGGCTACGAGCCGACGGACGTGCTCCACGCGTCCGGCTCGGCGCCGCTCGCGCCCCAGACCCGCGACGAGGGCGAGGCGATGGGCCGGACGAACGACGCCCTGGCGTACGGCGGCGAGGTCCACCTCCAGGTCGCGCGCGACGACGACCGCTTCCCGGAGATCGTCTCGACCGCCGGCGAGGAGTACGGCACGCCTTTCGTCGAGGTGTTCGAGGACGCCGACTGGGACTTCTACGACGTCCCCGAGAGCGTGTTCGCCCCGGCGCAGGTCACCGTTGACGTGGTCGACGGTCCCGTCTACACGGTGGGCGAGACCGACGAGGAACTGCTCGCGGAGTCGTTCGGCTACCGCTGACTCCCGAGAGCCGACCGAACCCCGACCCAACCTCTGACTCCCGTGCGACTCAAACCCGTCCCCGAACCCCCGACCGACATCGACGCGCTCCGCGAGTACCGGCGCGCGGTCCCGCTCGTCCCCGGCGACACCGACGACTGCTGCGCCCGGCTCCGACGGCGCCGTGACCTCTCCGACCGACAGACCGCCAACGACTGGCTCGCGTTCCTTCGCGCGCTCGGACTCGTCGAGGAGACCTCGCGTGGATTCGTCCGCGCCGACGCCGAGCCGACTCCGGAGCGCGTCCGCGAGGGACTCCGCGAGGGCGTCCTGTTCGCGCCCGAGGCGCTCGCGGCGCTCGACGACGCCTCGCCCGACGACCCCGTGACCCCGGACGACCTCTTCGCGGCCACCCGCGAGGCGGTCCCGCGACACGAGCGCGCCCGCGACCCCGACTGGGAGGCCGCGTGGCGCGACCGCGCGGCCCGGCTGCTCGCGTGGCTCGCCCTGGTCGACCTCGCGGCGCCGGTCGAAGGGGAGGGCGACCCCGCGAGCTACGTCGCCGGCGACGCCCGCTGACGGCTCGGCCGGCGGACCCGTGTGACCGGCGCACCGGAGTCCGCAACAAGCCTTTTACTCGCAGCCGGAGAGGAAGTCGCATGGGACGCTTCGACGAGCGCGCGGTCCGCTACGAGCCGACCAGCGTCAAAGACCTGCTCGTCGAGATGAAGGACACGGCGGAGCTGCTCATCGACCTCTCGTACTCGGCGGTCCTCCACAACAGCCCGACGGTCGCCCACGAGGTCGTTGAGCTGGAACACCGGATGGACGCCCTCCAGATGCAGGCCCGGATGAGCCTGATGCTCGCGGCGCGGAACCCGAACGAGGCGGAGACGCTCGCGCCCGTCCTCGGGGTCGTCGCGGCCGCGGACAAGGTGGCGGACGCCGCGGGCGACATCGCCAAGATCGTTACCGAGGAGATCCGGCTGCCCGACGCGATGCGGGGCGCGCTCTCGGCCGGCGTCGAGGCGCTCGTCCGAGGGACCGTGACCGCCGGCTCCGCGTACGCCGACCGGACCCTCGACGACATCGACCTCGAATCGAAGACGGGCGTCCGCGTCATCGCCATCAGGCGCGACGAGGACTGGATCCTCAACCCCGGACCGACCACGCGCCTGAAGCCGGGCGACGTGACGCTGCTACGCGGTCCCGAGGCGGGCGTTGCCGACGTCTACCCCGAGCTGAGCGGTGAGCCGTTCGAGCCGGACCCACCGGCCGAACCCGCGATCGACGACCTCGAACGCGCGGTCGACTCGATCGTGTTGATGAAGAACCTCTCGGAGCTGGCCGTCGACCTCGCGTACGGCTCGGTCCTCTTCGACAACGAGGAGCTGGCGGAGGAGGTGAGCAACCTCGAAATCGAGGTGGACGCGCTCCAGTCGCGGTTCGAGGCGTGGACGCTCCGGGCGGCGGCCGAGGCCGACGACCCGGTGTCGCTGCGCGGACTCATCCACCTCGGCGTCGCGACCGAGGAGGTCTCCGACGCCGCGCTGGCGATCACCGAGGGCGTGCTCCGCGACCTCGACGTCCACCCGGTCGTGGAGATGGCGGTCCAGGAGTCGGACGAGATAATCACCCGTACCATCGTCAGCGAGGGGAGCGCCCTCGACGGGACCGGAGTCGCGGACGGCGTGCCCGCGACGGACATCTCGACGAGCGTCCTCGCGATCCGGCGCCCGGACGAGGGGTGGCTGGTCGGTCCCGACGTCGACACCGCGCTCCGGGGCGGCGACGTGATCATCGCGAAGGGGACCCGGACCTCGGCGGAGGAGTTCGATGCCCTCGCGGCGTGAGGCGGAGGGGGAGGCCCCGCGGGACGAACCGAGTTCCGCCGCCCTGGCTCGGGCGTACTACGACGCGCTCGACGCCGGCGAGTACGACCGGCTGGCGTCGTTGCTCGACCCCGCGTTCGTCCAGCGACGCCCCGACCGGACCTTCGAGGGCCGCGACCGCTTCGTCGCGTTCATGCGCGACGAGCGGCCGAACACCGACACGACTCACGTCGTCGAGCGCGTCTATCCGACCGGTCCCGGGGTGGCGGTCCGCGGTCGACTGCTCGACGCTGACGGCGCGGAGCTGTTCGCGTTCGTCGACGCCTTCGACGTCGACGAGGGGCGGCTGACCGCCCTAGAGACGTACGTCGCGGAGTCGTAGCCGACCGCGACGTGGCGGTGCCCGCGTGCGCCATCCGACCTACCAGGCCGCGCGCAACACGCCGAGGATCTCCTCGGCGGTCGGGTCGAGATCGGCCGGAGCGCGCTCCATCGGCGGGTCCTCCGCGACGAACTCCGCGATCGCCGGCAGGTCTGACTCGTCGGTCTCGGGCAGGTCTCGGAGTCGACTCGGCACGTCGAGAGCGTCGCGGACCCCGGCGACCGCCGCGACGACGTCCTCCGCGATCGCGTTGTCGTCGCGGCCGTCGGTCCGAACGCCCAGCCCGGCGGCGAGCGCCCGGCGGCTCGCGTCGACCCGGTCGAAGAGGTACGCCAGCGCGTGGGGCGCAACGACCGCGTGGACCGTGCCCTGTTGGACGTCGTACCGGCGGGCGAACCCGTGGCCGAACGCGTGGATGACGGATATCTTGCGGTCGAGCTGGACCAGCAGCGACCCCGCGACCGCGCGGTCGGTCGCCCGCGACGTGCGGGAGCGCGTCCGAGAGGAGGCGGAGTCCGTGGACCGCGGCCGCGTCGCTCACGGGCGACGCGTCTCGGGCGTACGGCGTCTCGACGCCCTTGTCGAACCCGTTCATTGCTGATCCGGCGAGCACCGAGATCGGCGTCGTCTCGAACAGCGCCGGGTCTGCGACGTCCGCGATCGGCCACGCGCCGCTCCCGCCGACGGTCACCGGCTGGTCGGTGGGTGACTCGTCGGCGGAGAACACCTCCAACGACCCGCCGGCCGAGACGTCCGCGCCCGCGAACGTCGTCGGGACGACGACGACCGAGAGGTCGGGGTCCGTCTCCGGCGCGAGGTCACCGAGCGCGTCCGGTCCCGACTCCGCGTCGGCGCGGAGTTCGTCGAGGTCCCGCCCGTCAGCCCCGAGCAGCGCCGCCTGCCTCGCGATATCGAGGCTGGCGCCGCCGCCGACCGCGACGAGGACGTTCGCCCCCGCCTCTGCTCGTGCGTCGAGGAGGTCGTATGCGGTCTCGACCCGCTTGTCTGGGGCGGTCCCGTCGAAGACGCCGGCGAACCGGTCACCGAGTCCCTCTCGGACGGGGTCCATCAGGGCGTCGTTCGCCACCGTGTTCGAGCCGCAGACGACCAAGGCGTCGTCGAGGCCGCGGTCGCGGAGCCAGCCGCCGAGGCCGGCGATCCGGCCCCGCCCGTACAGGATCTCGCAGCCGCGATGCGCGTGTTCGAAGGAGTCTGCGATCGGTAACATCGGGCATCTGTACGACCGGGACTCGCTTGTAACTGGGGTTTCACCCGCCCGAATCGGCCGGTTCGCGGCTATCGGCCTCGCCCGGTACGAGACCCATCACCCGACGGTACGAGACCCATTACCCGACGGCGCAAGACCCAACACCTGACGGCGCGCACCGCCCGGTATGGCTCCGTCACGCGACCCGGCCGTCCCGTCGTTCCCGCCGCTCCCGCCCTTCGACTCGGCCGCCGCGGACGATGTCCTCGACGGCCACCTGTGGGTGATCGAACTGATCGACGGCACCGGGGTCCGCTTCCGGATGGACGAGTCGGGGCTGCTCCGCTTCGCGGGCCCGGACGGCGCCTTCGCGGACGACGACGCCGCCCCTCTCCGTCTACGGCCCGCGATCAGGCATGTCAGGTCGCGGTTCGACCGGGAGGCGCTCCGCGACGCGGTCGACGACCCGACCGACGTCGCGTTCCTCGGCGTCGCGACCCACCGTCGCCGGATCGACTACGACTGGGACCGGATCCCGCCGTTCCTCGGGACCGACGTGTGGACCGGAACGAGTGACCGGTTCCGCCCGCCCGACGCCGCGGCGGCGATCTTCGAGGGGACCGGACTCGACGCGGTCGACGCGATCGATCGCGAGGTCCCCGCTCGCGACTTCGACCCGGACGCGTACGGGATCCCGGAGTCCGCCTGGGGCGACGGGCCGGCGGCCGGCGTCGTCGTCCGGAACAAGCGCGGCGACCGCGGGAGGCTGGTCCGGGGCGACTTCGACGGCGGGAGTTCCGGCTCGGCCGGCGACGAAGCGCCCGACGTCGAGACGCTCGCGGCGGAGTACGCCGCGGACGAGCGCCTCGAACGGTACCGGAGGACGGTCGAACGGCGGGGCGAGCCGGCGACCGTCGACGCGCTCGCGGACCGGGTCGTCGAGGCCGCGGCCCGCGAGGCGCCCGCCCGAATTCGGGCCGGGGCCGGGCACCCGCGCGGCGACGGCACCCCGACCGGCTCGCATCCGGCCGTCGACGCGGGTCGCCTCCGGGCGGTCGCCGTCGAGCGCGTCCGGGCTTTCCTCGACGAGCGACCGGAATCGGACTGAGGGACGGCCACTCGCGGACTCCGCGTGCGATGTTCGCCGCAGGCGCTCACACGCCCGCGCGCGTGCGCCGCCTTTATAAGCCAACGGCGACTAGCGATGGCAAGTTCCTATGTCAGAGCAGAGCGAATACGGAGCCGGCCAAATCCAGGTCCTCGAAGGCCTCCAGGCCGTCCGTAAGCGACCGGCGATGTACATCGGGTCCACGGACGGTCGAGGGCTCCACCATCTCGTCTACGAGGTCGTCGACAACTCCATCGACGAGGCGCTCGCGGGCCACTGCGAGCGGATAGAGGTTCGGATCCACGACGACGGCTCCGTGTCCGTCCGCGACGACGGACGCGGCATCCCCGTCGACACCCACGAGGAGTACGACCGCCCCGCGCTGGAGGTCATCATGACCGTCCTCCACGCCGGCGGGAAGTTCGACTCCAAGTCGTACCAGGTCTCAGGGGGGCTTCACGGCGTCGGCGTCAGCGTCGTCAACGCCCTCTCCGAGCGGCTCGAAGTCGAGGTCAAACGCGACGGCGGCGTCTTCCGTCACCGGTTCGATCGCGGCGAACCCGCGGAGGACGGCTTCGAGCGCGTCCGCGACACGGACTCCGACGAATCGACCGGGACCCGGATACGCTTCTGGCCCGACGAGGAGATATTCGAGACGACCGACTTCCAGACCTCGACGCTCGCGAACCGGCTCCGCGAGCTGGCGTTCCTCAACTCCGGCGTCGAGATCCGCCTCGTCGACGACCGCGACGACACCGCTGAGACGTTCAAGTACGACGGCGGCATCCGCGAGTTCGTCGCGTACCTCAACGAGACGCGCTCGCCGATCCACGAGGAGGTCATCTACTTCGAAGACGAGACCGACGGCGTCCAGGTCGAGGTCGCGATGCAGGCCACCGAGGAGCTCCAGGGCTCCGTCCACGCGTTCGCGAACAACATCAACACCCGCGAGGGCGGCACCCACCTCACCGGGTTCAAGACCGCGCTGACGCGGACCGTCAACGACTACGCCAACGAACACGGCCTAGTAAACGACCTCGACGCCAACCTCAAGGGCGATGACGTCCGCGAGGGCCTCACGGCCGTCGTCTCGGTGAAACACCCGGACCCGCAGTTCGAGGGGCAGACGAAGACGAAGCTCGGCAACAGCGAAGTCCGCGGGATCGTCGAGTCCGCGACCCACGAGAAGCTCGGCACCTTCTTCGAGGAGAATCCCGACACCGCCGAGAAGGTCGTCCACAAGGCCGCCGAGGCGGCCCGCGCCCGGAAGGCCGCCAAGAAGGCCGAGGAGTTGACCCGCCGGAAGTCCGCGCTGGAGTCGTCGGCGCTGCCCGGCAAGCTGGCCGACTGCCAGACCCGAGACCCCACGGAGGCGGAGCTGTTCGTGGTGGAGGGCGACAGCGCAGGCGGAAGCGCCAAGCAGGGCCGGAACCGCGAGAACCAGGCGATCCTCCCCCTCAAAGGGAAGATCCTCAACGTCGAGAAGCACCGCCTCGACCGCATCCTGGAGAACGACGAGATCCGCGCGCTGATCACCGCGATCGGTGCGGGGATCGGCGAGGAGTTCGATATCGACGACGTCCGGTACAACAAGATCATCCTGCTCGTCGACGCCGACGTCGACGGCGCACACATCCGGACGCTCCTGTTGACTTTTCTGTACCGGCACATGAAGCCGCTCCTCGAGGCCGGATACGTGTACGCGGCGCAACCCCCGCTGTACCGTATCCGGAAGGGGTCCCAGACCTACGACGCGATGACCGAGGCCGAGCGCGATCGCATCATCGAAGAGGAGTGCGGCGGAAATCCCGACCAGACGCAGCGGTTTAAGGGACTCGGTGAGATGAACCCCGATCAGCTGTGGAAAACGACGATGAACCCGGAAAATCGAATTCTGAAACGTATCAACATTGAGGACGCGGCCGCCGCGGACCGCATGTTCAACGTCCTGATGGGTGACGCGGTCGAGCCGCGAAAGCAGTTCATCAAAGAGCACGCGACCGAGGCGGAGTGGGTGGATATCTGATGAGCTCCGACGTACCTAACCCCGATCCTGACGATCCCGCGGCACGGATCACGAACGCCCGCATCGAAGACGAGATGGAGCAGTCGTACATCGACTACGCGATGTCCGTTATCGCGGGGCGGGCGCTCCCGGACGTGCGCGACGGACTCAAGCCCGTCCACCGCCGCATCCTCTTCGCGATGAACGAGGCGGGCGTGACGAGCAACTCCGCGCACCGCAAGTCCTCCTCCGTCGTCGGGGAGACGATGGGCGACTACCACCCGCACGGCGACAGCGCGATCTACGACACGCTCGCGCGGATGGCGCAGGACTTCTCGATGCGGTACCCCCTCGTCGACGGCCAGGGGAACTTCGGCTCCGTCGACGGCGACCCGCCGGCCGCGATGCGGTACACGGAGGCGCGGATGGCCCCCATCGCCGAGGAGCTGATGGCCGACATCGAGCGCGACACCGTCGACTTCTCGTCCAACTACGACGACCGGCTGGAGGAGCCGGAGGTGTTGCCCGCGGCGTTCCCGAACCTGCTCGTCAACGGCTCCTCGGGCATCGCAGTCGGGATGTCGACGAACATCCCGCCCCACAACCTCGGTGAGGTGATAGACGCCACCGTCGAGCTAATCCAGACCCCCGACGCGACCGTCGAGGACCTGATGGAACACGTCAAGGGACCGGACTTCCCGACCGGCGCGAACATCGTCGGGCGGAACGCGGTCCACGAGGCGTACAAGACGGGTCGGGGACGCCTCCGCGTTCGCGCGGAGTTCGAGGTCGACGAGGAGGAGGGCCGGATCGTCATCTCCGAGCTCCCCTTCCAGCAGAACAAGTCGCGGCTCGTCGAGCGGATCGCCGAGGACGTCAACGAGGGCGCGATCGACGGTATCCGCGATCTGCGCGACGAGTCCGACCGCGACGGGATCCGGATCGTCGTCGAGCTGAAGCGGGACGCGATGGCCGAGGTCGTCAAAAACCAGCTGTTAGAGAGCCACCTCGAACGCACGTTCGGCGTCATCAACCTCGCTCTGGTCGACGGCTCGCCGCAGGTGCTCGACCTCAAGCAGACGCTCGAACACTACGTTGAACACCGCCGCGAGGTCGTCCGGCGACGCTCCGAGCACGAGCTCGCGGAGCGCGAGGACCGCGCGCACATCCTCGAAGGGCGGCTGAAGGCGCTCGACAACGTCGATAGCGTCGTCGAGACGATCCAGAACTCCGACGACCGCGACGCCGCGAAGGCCGCGCTGGAGTCCGCGTTCGACTTCACCGAGGCGCAGGCGGCCCACATCGTCCGGATGCAGCTCGGCTCGCTCACATCGATGGAGACGGCCGAAATCGAGTCGGAGTACGAGACGGTGACCGCCCGGATTGAGCGCCTGGAAACGATCCTTGCGGACCCCGACGAACTCGACCAGGTGATCGTCGACGAGCTGCGGGAGATCAAAGCCGAGTACGACGACGAGCGCCGCACGAGCTTCATCAAGGACGCCGGCGACGTGACCCACGAGGACCTCATCCCGGAGGAGGAGTGCGTCGTCGTGATGAGCGAGGACGACTACATCAAGCGGATGTCGCTCGACACCTTCCGCGCCCAGAACCGCGGCGGCAAGGGGATTATCGGCACGGGGCTGAAGGAGGGTGACCGCGTCTCCTCGGTGTTCGCGGCCAACTCCCACGACTACCTCCTCGCGTTCACGAACCGCGGGCAGATCTACGAGCTGAAGACCTACGAGATCCCGGAGATGTCCCGCACGGCGCGCGGGAAGTCCGCGGTCAACCTCCTCGATCTCGACGACGGCGAGGAGATCGAGTCGGTCGTCAACACCGAGGACCTCGACGATGACGAGTTCCTCACGATGGTCACCCGTGACGGCTACATCAAGCGGACCGCCGTCGACGAGTTCGGCAACATCCGGTCGACCGGGATCCGCGCTATCCGGCTGGAGGACGGCGACGAACTCGTCGATGTCGAGGTGACAGACGGCGACCGCGACATCGTCATCGGCAGCCGCCACGGGATGGCGATCCGGTTCGACGAGTCGGAGGCGCGCGCGATGGGCCGCACGGCCCGCGGCGTGATCGGTATCGACCTCCGCGAAGGCGACGCGGTCTCGGGCGTCGCAGCCGTCGACGACGAGCACCACGACTGGGTGCTCACCGTGACCGAGAGCGGCTACGGGAAGCGCTCGGACCTCGACGAGTATCGCCCGCAGTCCCGCAACGGCAAGGGACTCGTCGACATCAAGACCGGCGACCGCAACGGCGCGGTCGTCGCCATCGAGGCGGTCACTCACGGCGACCACCTGCTCGCGACGAGCGCGGCGGGACAGATCATGCGGACCCGCGTCGAGGAGGTATCGACCGTCAGCCGCAACACGAAGGGCGTCATCGTGATGAACTTAGAGCCAGACGACGAGGTCGCGTCCATCGACATCGTCCCCGAGTCGGTCCACGCTGCCGACGAGAGCGAGGCGGACGCCGCCGACGCGGGAGACGACACCGCCGAAGCCGGTGCCGACGCGGGAGACGACACCGCCGAAGCCGGCGCCGACGCGGGAGACGACACCGTCGAAGCCGCCGACGTCAAGTAGTCCGCCCGTGCGGTTGTTCCCGATCCGTTTTCGGACATCGGCGTCAGTTAGCGGTGTGCGGGATTGAAGTCGCGGTGACGGTCCCGACCGGAAGGGGCGACCGGCGTGGGACGCCGGAAACTGTCTGCTCTACGACGAACAGACCACGGTCGCGGCCGATGTCGTCGAGGTCGCGGGCGAGTGCGTCAACTCTCGATAGTCGCTCGACGCGGTCGAGTGCGACCGCGCTCCCCGCGGATCGTTCAGGAAAGTTACTTACTGTCGCCGCGAAAAACTCCGGTCACATGGAGGAGTACGAGGGGATAGACGAGGTCGTACACGAACCGACCGAGTCGTTCGCGGAGTCGACGAACGTCGCCGCGTTCATGCGCGAGTACGGGATCGACGACTACGACGAGCTAATCCGCCGCACCACCTCGGAGGTCCCGGGCGAACCGGAGTCCGGGGTCGACTGGTTCTGGGACGAGATCGTCGACTACCTCGATCTCGAGTTCCACACCGAGTACGACGCGGTCCGGGACAGCGCGGAGCGGAACTCCGCGGGCAACCGGACGCAGTCCGGTGACGACGCCGACGGCCCGCAGTTCTCCGACTGGTACCCCGGCGGCGAGGTCAACGTCGCGCACAACGTCGTCGACCGCCACGCCGCGGTCGACTCCCCGAACCGCAACCGCGTCGCGCTGATCTGGGAGGGCGAACCGGGCGACGTCCGCGAGATCACCTTCCACGAACTCCGCCGGCAGAGCGACCGCGTCGCGAACTACCTGACCGAGGCGGGGATCGAGACCGGCGACACCGTCGGGCTGTACATGCCGATGGTGCCCGAGGTCGTCTCCATCCTCTACGGCTGTCTGAAGGT
This window harbors:
- the gyrA gene encoding DNA gyrase subunit A gives rise to the protein MSSDVPNPDPDDPAARITNARIEDEMEQSYIDYAMSVIAGRALPDVRDGLKPVHRRILFAMNEAGVTSNSAHRKSSSVVGETMGDYHPHGDSAIYDTLARMAQDFSMRYPLVDGQGNFGSVDGDPPAAMRYTEARMAPIAEELMADIERDTVDFSSNYDDRLEEPEVLPAAFPNLLVNGSSGIAVGMSTNIPPHNLGEVIDATVELIQTPDATVEDLMEHVKGPDFPTGANIVGRNAVHEAYKTGRGRLRVRAEFEVDEEEGRIVISELPFQQNKSRLVERIAEDVNEGAIDGIRDLRDESDRDGIRIVVELKRDAMAEVVKNQLLESHLERTFGVINLALVDGSPQVLDLKQTLEHYVEHRREVVRRRSEHELAEREDRAHILEGRLKALDNVDSVVETIQNSDDRDAAKAALESAFDFTEAQAAHIVRMQLGSLTSMETAEIESEYETVTARIERLETILADPDELDQVIVDELREIKAEYDDERRTSFIKDAGDVTHEDLIPEEECVVVMSEDDYIKRMSLDTFRAQNRGGKGIIGTGLKEGDRVSSVFAANSHDYLLAFTNRGQIYELKTYEIPEMSRTARGKSAVNLLDLDDGEEIESVVNTEDLDDDEFLTMVTRDGYIKRTAVDEFGNIRSTGIRAIRLEDGDELVDVEVTDGDRDIVIGSRHGMAIRFDESEARAMGRTARGVIGIDLREGDAVSGVAAVDDEHHDWVLTVTESGYGKRSDLDEYRPQSRNGKGLVDIKTGDRNGAVVAIEAVTHGDHLLATSAAGQIMRTRVEEVSTVSRNTKGVIVMNLEPDDEVASIDIVPESVHAADESEADAADAGDDTAEAGADAGDDTAEAGADAGDDTVEAADVK
- a CDS encoding RNA ligase family protein — protein: MAPSRDPAVPSFPPLPPFDSAAADDVLDGHLWVIELIDGTGVRFRMDESGLLRFAGPDGAFADDDAAPLRLRPAIRHVRSRFDREALRDAVDDPTDVAFLGVATHRRRIDYDWDRIPPFLGTDVWTGTSDRFRPPDAAAAIFEGTGLDAVDAIDREVPARDFDPDAYGIPESAWGDGPAAGVVVRNKRGDRGRLVRGDFDGGSSGSAGDEAPDVETLAAEYAADERLERYRRTVERRGEPATVDALADRVVEAAAREAPARIRAGAGHPRGDGTPTGSHPAVDAGRLRAVAVERVRAFLDERPESD
- the mch gene encoding methenyltetrahydromethanopterin cyclohydrolase — translated: MESINRTAIELVDEALDFAGELDVVGYELDNGATVVDFGVDAAGGVEAGLLLAEIQTAGLANLRTRMGELAGAPRQYVELSTDHPAVALLCSQKAGWELTTEGGFEGLGSGPARALVGGETEFERVGYYDSSEFATLTVESTALPDEEVAEQVAEMAEVDAEGVFLPTFATGSTAGSVTTAARAAELAVFRLLEVGYEPTDVLHASGSAPLAPQTRDEGEAMGRTNDALAYGGEVHLQVARDDDRFPEIVSTAGEEYGTPFVEVFEDADWDFYDVPESVFAPAQVTVDVVDGPVYTVGETDEELLAESFGYR
- the gyrB gene encoding DNA topoisomerase (ATP-hydrolyzing) subunit B, translating into MSEQSEYGAGQIQVLEGLQAVRKRPAMYIGSTDGRGLHHLVYEVVDNSIDEALAGHCERIEVRIHDDGSVSVRDDGRGIPVDTHEEYDRPALEVIMTVLHAGGKFDSKSYQVSGGLHGVGVSVVNALSERLEVEVKRDGGVFRHRFDRGEPAEDGFERVRDTDSDESTGTRIRFWPDEEIFETTDFQTSTLANRLRELAFLNSGVEIRLVDDRDDTAETFKYDGGIREFVAYLNETRSPIHEEVIYFEDETDGVQVEVAMQATEELQGSVHAFANNINTREGGTHLTGFKTALTRTVNDYANEHGLVNDLDANLKGDDVREGLTAVVSVKHPDPQFEGQTKTKLGNSEVRGIVESATHEKLGTFFEENPDTAEKVVHKAAEAARARKAAKKAEELTRRKSALESSALPGKLADCQTRDPTEAELFVVEGDSAGGSAKQGRNRENQAILPLKGKILNVEKHRLDRILENDEIRALITAIGAGIGEEFDIDDVRYNKIILLVDADVDGAHIRTLLLTFLYRHMKPLLEAGYVYAAQPPLYRIRKGSQTYDAMTEAERDRIIEEECGGNPDQTQRFKGLGEMNPDQLWKTTMNPENRILKRINIEDAAAADRMFNVLMGDAVEPRKQFIKEHATEAEWVDI
- a CDS encoding potassium channel family protein, which codes for MGRFDERAVRYEPTSVKDLLVEMKDTAELLIDLSYSAVLHNSPTVAHEVVELEHRMDALQMQARMSLMLAARNPNEAETLAPVLGVVAAADKVADAAGDIAKIVTEEIRLPDAMRGALSAGVEALVRGTVTAGSAYADRTLDDIDLESKTGVRVIAIRRDEDWILNPGPTTRLKPGDVTLLRGPEAGVADVYPELSGEPFEPDPPAEPAIDDLERAVDSIVLMKNLSELAVDLAYGSVLFDNEELAEEVSNLEIEVDALQSRFEAWTLRAAAEADDPVSLRGLIHLGVATEEVSDAALAITEGVLRDLDVHPVVEMAVQESDEIITRTIVSEGSALDGTGVADGVPATDISTSVLAIRRPDEGWLVGPDVDTALRGGDVIIAKGTRTSAEEFDALAA
- a CDS encoding nuclear transport factor 2 family protein produces the protein MPSRREAEGEAPRDEPSSAALARAYYDALDAGEYDRLASLLDPAFVQRRPDRTFEGRDRFVAFMRDERPNTDTTHVVERVYPTGPGVAVRGRLLDADGAELFAFVDAFDVDEGRLTALETYVAES